Proteins encoded in a region of the Oscillospiraceae bacterium MB24-C1 genome:
- a CDS encoding cupin domain-containing protein, translating to MNLFSIPERTPEEFCQLLALSDSCRIERTVSQGHHSPKDFWYDQAEDELVCLISGSALLSFERCQVFLTAGDMLFIPAHLRHRVEATSHAPPCVWLCIFGRFNQPTPQENRP from the coding sequence ATGAATCTGTTTTCGATTCCCGAAAGAACCCCGGAGGAATTTTGCCAGCTGCTGGCGTTATCCGATAGTTGTCGGATAGAGCGCACCGTATCACAGGGGCACCATTCTCCCAAGGACTTTTGGTACGACCAGGCCGAAGATGAGTTGGTCTGCCTGATTTCAGGCAGCGCCCTGCTGAGCTTTGAGCGCTGTCAGGTTTTCCTGACCGCTGGAGATATGCTGTTTATTCCCGCACATTTAAGGCACCGCGTTGAAGCCACCAGTCACGCCCCACCCTGCGTGTGGCTTTGCATATTCGGACGCTTTAATCAACCTACACCACAGGAGAACCGACCATGA
- the metF gene encoding methylenetetrahydrofolate reductase [NAD(P)H], with protein sequence MKISEICRKKPLTFSLEIFPPKRDRPVESLYATMDRLSSLKPDYISVTYGAGGSLAQQKVTCALVSHIQNNCGITPLAHLTCINSTRSQVDAMLDALEKEKIENILALRGDRVAEAEPSPHFAYATDLIAHISARGGFDIAAACYPEGHPDSDNAQQDIKYLKEKVALGASHLVSQLFFDNEDFLRMAELCDKENIKVPIQAGIMPVVNVKQIERMVSLCGAKLPQKFAKIMARYGDNPQALFDAGLCYATEQIVDLIASGVSGVHLYTMNNPIIAETIHKSIANILASSNGETP encoded by the coding sequence ATGAAAATTTCTGAAATATGCCGCAAAAAACCGCTGACTTTTTCGCTGGAGATTTTTCCGCCCAAGCGCGACCGTCCTGTCGAAAGCCTTTATGCTACGATGGATCGCCTCTCTTCGCTAAAGCCTGATTACATCAGCGTCACCTACGGTGCCGGCGGTTCTCTGGCTCAGCAGAAGGTCACCTGTGCGCTCGTGTCCCACATACAAAACAACTGTGGCATCACCCCGTTAGCCCATTTAACCTGTATCAATTCCACCCGCAGCCAGGTTGATGCTATGTTGGACGCGCTGGAGAAGGAAAAGATAGAAAATATTCTGGCGCTACGCGGCGACAGAGTGGCCGAAGCCGAACCTTCGCCCCATTTTGCGTACGCAACCGATTTAATCGCGCACATCAGTGCGCGCGGCGGGTTTGATATTGCTGCGGCCTGCTACCCGGAGGGCCACCCCGATAGCGACAACGCTCAGCAAGATATCAAATATCTTAAAGAAAAGGTTGCTCTGGGCGCATCGCACCTTGTTTCGCAGCTTTTCTTTGACAATGAAGACTTTTTGCGCATGGCTGAGCTGTGTGATAAAGAAAATATCAAAGTGCCGATTCAGGCCGGTATTATGCCGGTAGTTAACGTCAAGCAAATTGAGCGCATGGTGTCGCTCTGTGGAGCTAAGCTGCCTCAAAAATTCGCTAAAATCATGGCGCGTTACGGGGACAATCCACAGGCGTTGTTTGACGCGGGGCTATGTTACGCGACCGAACAGATTGTCGATCTGATTGCCAGCGGTGTTTCAGGTGTACATCTTTACACCATGAATAATCCGATCATTGCAGAAACTATCCATAAAAGTATTGCGAACATTCTGGCTTCATCCAATGGGGAGACGCCGTGA
- a CDS encoding homocysteine S-methyltransferase family protein, whose product MNRFLEALNKQIIFIDGAMGTMLQRSGLNPGENPSLLCITNPKVIEDIHAAYFKAGSHIVYTNTFSASSPKLEGTGHSVDDVISAAVGCARRAAAPFDGMVALDIGPLGELLEPLGTMPFERAVELFTQQIRAGVKAGVDLIAIETMMDVYEAKAALLAAKECCNLPVIVTMTFEAGGRTFTGCDIPAMALTLEGHGADVIGVNCSVGPLQLGEIITELRRWTRLPIAAKPNAGLPNAGGGYDLSDEQFADGMRTLIACGASVVGGCCGTTPEYIFALTQTANVMTPIPAPKTVPCAACSSTVSVLLDAPIVVGERLNPTGKKLLKQALADSDMGYILRQAVAQQEDGAQMLDVNVGLPGIDEPAMMAKVVKAIQSVCPLPLQIDSSNPDAIEAGLRVYNGRAVVNSVNGKDEVLDRLLPVVKKYGAAVVGLTLDQSGIPETAEGRVEIAKKIITRCEHAGIPREHVIIDCLTMTVGADQRNAQITLEAVRQVHALGVKTALGVSNVSFGLPRRDLVNRTFFTLALQAGLNLSIINPADAGMMEALSVFRMLFGYDANGEDYIQRFAQTTAQPVAVPEKSAKGDVASAIHAGLEQQAKQSARSLLESTTPESLIADILIPTLDDVGKRYEKNEIFLPQLIRSAGAAKAAFDVVRERIAESKSEQANRGTIVLATVQGDIHDIGKNIVRAVLENYGYRIIDLGRDVPPTTVVEAVKSAQATLCGLSALMTTTLPAMEETIRLLGAQCPDCRVVVGGAVLTADYAAAIGAHYYAKDASATVSAAKIVFDT is encoded by the coding sequence ATGAACCGTTTTTTAGAGGCGCTTAATAAACAGATTATCTTCATCGACGGTGCCATGGGTACGATGCTGCAGCGTTCAGGGCTCAATCCGGGTGAAAACCCGTCGCTGCTGTGCATAACCAACCCTAAGGTCATTGAAGATATTCATGCCGCTTACTTCAAGGCGGGCAGCCATATCGTTTACACCAACACTTTTTCGGCCAGTTCACCTAAGCTGGAGGGCACCGGCCACAGTGTTGACGACGTGATTTCAGCGGCCGTAGGTTGCGCCCGACGTGCGGCCGCCCCCTTTGACGGCATGGTTGCGCTGGATATCGGCCCATTAGGCGAACTTCTAGAACCGCTGGGCACTATGCCCTTTGAGCGCGCCGTTGAACTCTTTACCCAACAGATTAGGGCAGGCGTGAAAGCCGGCGTGGATCTGATTGCGATTGAGACGATGATGGATGTCTATGAAGCCAAGGCTGCGCTGCTGGCCGCCAAGGAATGTTGCAACCTGCCCGTGATAGTGACTATGACTTTTGAGGCGGGGGGCAGAACCTTTACCGGCTGTGATATTCCCGCTATGGCTCTGACGTTGGAAGGCCACGGCGCCGACGTTATTGGCGTCAATTGTTCGGTGGGTCCGCTACAATTGGGCGAGATCATCACCGAGTTACGCCGTTGGACACGGCTACCCATCGCTGCAAAGCCGAACGCCGGACTTCCCAATGCGGGCGGCGGCTACGATTTATCCGACGAGCAGTTTGCGGATGGCATGCGCACCCTGATTGCCTGTGGTGCGTCGGTTGTTGGCGGCTGCTGTGGCACCACACCGGAATATATCTTTGCGCTTACCCAAACAGCTAACGTCATGACGCCGATTCCCGCGCCAAAAACCGTTCCCTGTGCTGCATGCTCATCCACGGTTTCGGTTCTGCTGGATGCGCCGATCGTCGTTGGGGAGCGGCTGAATCCAACCGGCAAAAAGCTTCTTAAACAAGCACTGGCCGATTCTGACATGGGCTATATTCTGCGTCAGGCTGTCGCCCAACAGGAGGATGGCGCACAGATGCTCGATGTCAACGTCGGTCTACCTGGTATTGACGAGCCCGCCATGATGGCCAAAGTCGTTAAGGCCATTCAGTCGGTCTGCCCACTGCCGCTGCAGATTGATTCTTCCAATCCCGACGCAATTGAGGCCGGTTTAAGGGTTTATAACGGTCGCGCCGTCGTCAACTCGGTCAACGGAAAGGACGAGGTGTTAGATCGGTTGTTGCCGGTCGTAAAAAAATATGGTGCTGCGGTTGTCGGGCTCACGCTGGATCAAAGCGGCATACCGGAAACGGCCGAGGGGCGCGTGGAGATCGCCAAGAAAATTATCACGCGCTGTGAACACGCGGGCATTCCCCGTGAGCATGTTATTATCGACTGCCTGACTATGACAGTCGGCGCCGACCAGCGCAACGCCCAAATCACGCTCGAGGCAGTACGACAGGTGCATGCGTTGGGTGTCAAAACTGCGCTGGGCGTTTCTAATGTGTCTTTCGGCCTGCCCCGACGAGACCTTGTTAACCGAACGTTTTTCACCCTGGCATTGCAAGCGGGACTTAACCTGTCGATTATCAACCCTGCCGACGCCGGCATGATGGAGGCACTTTCTGTTTTTCGCATGCTGTTTGGCTATGATGCAAACGGTGAAGATTATATCCAACGGTTTGCGCAAACCACCGCACAGCCTGTCGCTGTTCCAGAAAAAAGTGCAAAGGGCGATGTCGCGTCGGCTATCCACGCCGGGTTAGAGCAGCAGGCAAAACAATCGGCGCGCAGTCTGTTGGAATCCACTACGCCCGAATCGCTCATTGCCGATATTCTAATTCCAACGCTTGATGATGTGGGCAAACGTTATGAGAAAAATGAAATCTTTTTGCCCCAGCTTATCCGTTCGGCGGGCGCAGCCAAGGCCGCTTTCGATGTGGTGCGCGAAAGAATCGCGGAATCTAAAAGCGAACAGGCCAACCGCGGCACAATCGTGCTGGCAACGGTTCAGGGCGATATTCATGACATCGGCAAAAATATTGTGCGGGCCGTTCTCGAAAATTACGGGTACCGCATTATAGACCTAGGGCGCGACGTGCCACCCACAACAGTTGTTGAAGCTGTCAAGTCAGCCCAAGCTACGCTTTGCGGCCTTTCCGCTCTGATGACCACCACGTTGCCCGCCATGGAGGAAACCATTAGATTGCTTGGCGCACAGTGCCCTGATTGCCGTGTGGTGGTTGGCGGTGCGGTACTCACCGCAGATTATGCCGCAGCCATAGGTGCGCATTATTATGCGAAGGATGCTTCTGCTACGGTTTCGGCTGCAAAAATTGTTTTTGACACATAA
- a CDS encoding M56 family metallopeptidase, which produces MSYTASYVILAVILVRLLLKKAPKSFSYALWSVVLFRLICPWSFESAFSLLSIGGRTTEQFQPFPEQFVTLGTVRSHVDTNGGGMIPSSVSPAPKEPLFENIFTLIWLIGIAALLIYSVVMLLKLKKQLKGAVHDTENIYLSANLATPFVMRAVWPRIYLPLSLSETEKHYIMLHEQTHIRRFDHLIKLVSFLVLCIHWFNPLAWVAFFLSGRDMEMSCDETVIKKLGSEVKKEYSSSLLSLATGRRMIGGIPLAFGEGDTKSRIQNVLNYKKLPFWIAVEAIVLCGVLIVGLMANPHSKEIIMVNDTLYEKSGETVSELPLNTFEIGVLGSILHTASSMPEHNFQGAGLDEKYAGNRIFQSGPDDDIIYLEDFEGFFIAFEAQSPPAWRSTVVAVSFPAHSENESFAGKTEPFAAKFLLPNGWEVRQPNANSDQGVGYFSSNFLIEMHLYHDDLFVGQIGFNGFEPYEGEVPAEDYYKTVYSVLRLGSMYTWDAYTPVNTTETFEAAVATVSYLNETEVEKHPGAMPDVPVTEVPGVLAYDKNLKVYMGIQFIRDVVTQQQAEQIASSVRFTAASEQSTPAAQSSAGLEQQTEITFFVKPDEPAQVIGETAANIWLKSYMGENVSPTERIADYTINAVTVIAGDPNEGQRWSDMAYQYVVRVDYDITTASEEYFAPGDGASGKGMFQGLFRELCVKALGNSNFEIVSIGTGGGEQEFATQEERVYFRNLPTDQEALYQRLAQRGLREWQIHTLTNTGFNFEEMLQLSDGEITKILAPGSSFMGDTMSEDEFYKLVDSGIAENDIYILQSLGYDYDSIVSLTPEQMDFIFPNTELVDNLVALGYDRNMVEVSGFLYEGGWETYKELLDEVFKAHP; this is translated from the coding sequence ATGAGCTATACCGCCAGCTATGTCATACTTGCTGTTATATTGGTAAGGCTTTTGCTCAAAAAAGCGCCCAAGAGCTTTTCCTACGCGCTGTGGAGCGTAGTCTTATTTCGGCTCATCTGCCCATGGTCATTTGAAAGTGCTTTTAGCCTGCTATCGATAGGAGGGAGAACTACAGAGCAGTTTCAGCCTTTTCCCGAGCAATTTGTTACGCTGGGAACAGTCCGTAGCCATGTGGACACTAACGGTGGAGGGATGATTCCATCCTCTGTTTCTCCTGCGCCGAAAGAACCTCTTTTTGAAAATATCTTCACATTGATTTGGCTCATAGGGATAGCGGCTTTGCTGATATACAGCGTAGTTATGCTGCTTAAATTGAAAAAACAGCTCAAAGGAGCTGTGCATGACACGGAGAATATCTACCTTTCTGCCAACTTGGCCACCCCCTTTGTCATGAGAGCGGTCTGGCCCAGAATCTATCTTCCTCTGTCGCTTTCCGAAACGGAAAAGCATTACATTATGCTTCACGAGCAGACGCATATCCGCAGGTTTGATCATCTTATCAAGCTTGTCAGCTTTCTTGTGCTCTGTATCCATTGGTTCAACCCATTGGCATGGGTGGCGTTTTTCCTCTCTGGTCGGGATATGGAAATGTCCTGCGATGAAACGGTTATCAAAAAACTGGGCAGTGAAGTGAAGAAAGAATACTCATCCTCACTGCTCTCTCTTGCTACAGGACGGCGAATGATCGGCGGTATTCCTTTGGCCTTTGGCGAGGGGGATACAAAAAGCCGCATTCAAAATGTGCTGAATTATAAAAAGCTGCCTTTCTGGATTGCAGTCGAAGCCATCGTACTATGCGGCGTTCTGATTGTCGGCCTTATGGCAAATCCTCACAGCAAAGAAATTATTATGGTGAATGATACTCTATACGAAAAAAGCGGTGAAACCGTCAGCGAGCTCCCCTTAAACACCTTCGAAATCGGAGTTTTGGGCAGCATTCTGCACACCGCCAGCAGTATGCCGGAACACAATTTTCAAGGCGCGGGGCTGGATGAAAAATATGCGGGAAACCGCATATTTCAGAGCGGTCCCGATGACGACATCATTTATCTGGAGGATTTTGAAGGGTTTTTCATTGCATTTGAGGCGCAGTCTCCTCCTGCATGGCGTAGCACTGTGGTAGCTGTTTCATTTCCCGCACATTCTGAAAACGAATCCTTCGCCGGTAAAACCGAGCCGTTTGCTGCAAAATTTCTTCTCCCAAATGGCTGGGAAGTCAGACAGCCGAATGCGAATAGCGATCAGGGTGTTGGCTATTTCAGTTCCAATTTTCTTATCGAGATGCACCTGTATCATGATGATTTATTCGTGGGTCAGATTGGTTTTAACGGGTTTGAGCCTTATGAAGGAGAAGTCCCCGCGGAGGATTACTATAAAACCGTCTATTCTGTGCTTCGCCTTGGCAGCATGTATACTTGGGACGCCTATACCCCTGTTAACACAACGGAAACCTTTGAGGCGGCAGTTGCTACGGTCAGCTACCTGAATGAAACGGAAGTTGAAAAGCATCCCGGCGCCATGCCCGACGTACCAGTGACGGAAGTTCCGGGCGTCCTTGCCTATGACAAAAACCTGAAGGTGTATATGGGAATCCAATTTATCCGTGATGTCGTGACACAGCAGCAAGCGGAGCAGATTGCTTCAAGCGTCCGCTTCACAGCAGCGTCTGAACAATCCACACCAGCAGCACAATCCTCTGCGGGGCTTGAACAACAGACTGAGATTACCTTTTTTGTCAAGCCTGATGAGCCTGCACAGGTCATCGGGGAAACCGCGGCTAACATCTGGCTAAAGTCTTATATGGGAGAAAATGTTTCCCCAACAGAGCGGATTGCAGACTACACAATCAATGCGGTCACGGTGATTGCGGGAGACCCCAACGAAGGGCAACGCTGGTCAGATATGGCGTATCAATATGTGGTGCGTGTGGATTACGATATTACAACCGCTTCCGAGGAATACTTTGCCCCCGGCGACGGAGCCTCCGGCAAAGGAATGTTTCAGGGCTTGTTCCGCGAGCTATGTGTAAAGGCTTTAGGTAACAGCAACTTTGAGATTGTAAGTATAGGAACCGGCGGTGGAGAGCAGGAATTTGCCACGCAGGAGGAAAGGGTGTATTTTCGAAATCTCCCCACAGATCAGGAAGCGCTGTACCAACGTCTGGCACAGCGCGGACTCAGGGAATGGCAGATTCATACGCTGACCAACACGGGCTTTAATTTTGAAGAAATGCTGCAACTGTCCGACGGGGAAATCACCAAAATCCTTGCGCCAGGTTCCTCCTTTATGGGAGATACGATGAGTGAAGATGAATTTTACAAGCTTGTGGATTCCGGTATTGCAGAAAATGATATATACATCCTGCAAAGCCTTGGATATGATTATGATTCCATCGTCTCTTTAACGCCGGAGCAAATGGATTTTATTTTTCCAAACACCGAGCTCGTTGATAACCTCGTTGCACTTGGATACGATAGAAACATGGTAGAAGTGTCTGGGTTTCTTTATGAGGGAGGCTGGGAAACATACAAAGAACTACTTGATGAAGTGTTTAAAGCACACCCATAG
- a CDS encoding BlaI/MecI/CopY family transcriptional regulator: MATYKLGEMEQRFADLIWQREPISSGELVKLCDTEFGWKKSTTYTMLKRLCDRGIFDNQKGTVAALIPHEDFLAMQGEQFLTETFGGSLPQFLTAFTRRNKLSEKEILEIQRLIDTHKEG; encoded by the coding sequence ATGGCAACTTATAAACTCGGAGAAATGGAACAGCGGTTTGCAGATTTGATTTGGCAGCGCGAGCCGATTTCCTCCGGCGAGCTTGTAAAGCTCTGCGATACGGAGTTTGGCTGGAAAAAATCCACGACGTACACCATGCTCAAACGGCTGTGTGATAGAGGAATATTTGATAACCAAAAGGGAACGGTTGCGGCGTTAATCCCTCATGAAGATTTTTTAGCCATGCAGGGCGAACAGTTTTTAACGGAAACGTTTGGCGGATCTCTGCCGCAGTTTCTTACCGCTTTCACCCGCAGAAATAAATTGAGCGAAAAAGAAATTCTGGAAATACAACGCTTGATTGACACACATAAGGAGGGGTAG